From Allofrancisella guangzhouensis, a single genomic window includes:
- the murJ gene encoding murein biosynthesis integral membrane protein MurJ, whose protein sequence is MKSFFSNSLIISGLLLVSKVLGFIRDLLLAAFFGSSGALQAFLVAFRTPEFMRKVTTSGTFTQIINPYIDGKISNEQKEFIATILYLIAIVLMVLTITGLAFSDIWVDIYAYGLVSNDVMLQLVHTMFIIMLPYVLLNCIVGLIAAILNSYSKYIISSAFPVFLNLVMIIGVMISPRFSVPIYVVAYSVLLAGLCQLIVAVFSLSMLLGRINITKAIFFVRNVKAKIFFKKLPMTFLGAAVLQISSFIETFFASFLLSGSLAWLYYADRVNQFLYGIFGTAIAMAMIPYLVKTKKDNELFYKNLALAIKIMFVMIIPAIIGLIVLAKPIIITLFYYGKFSLNDVDFTYLAMLGYLISLFCFVFIRVIVSALYVQNRANTVFWISLSSLICGIVLDTYIIHAYSDDKYAFVYLAIVSSVTALVNMIAQILILISFNLKLFVKIFLPVKYLLKIVIACICMIVILKLFNLNDDYWISLSIFGRLRSILVIMSLSILVYISVIFVLRLRKMLVLDN, encoded by the coding sequence GTGAAAAGTTTTTTTTCTAATAGTTTAATTATTTCTGGGTTATTGCTTGTATCAAAAGTACTAGGTTTTATTCGAGATTTATTGTTGGCAGCATTTTTTGGAAGTAGTGGAGCATTGCAAGCATTTTTGGTAGCGTTTAGAACACCAGAGTTTATGCGTAAAGTTACGACCTCAGGAACTTTTACTCAAATTATTAATCCATATATTGATGGTAAAATTTCAAATGAGCAGAAAGAGTTTATAGCAACAATATTATATCTAATTGCTATAGTGCTAATGGTTTTAACCATAACAGGTTTGGCTTTTAGCGATATATGGGTTGACATATATGCATATGGACTTGTTTCTAATGATGTGATGTTACAGTTAGTACATACTATGTTTATCATAATGCTACCATATGTTTTGTTAAACTGTATTGTTGGATTGATAGCTGCAATCCTTAACAGTTATAGTAAGTATATAATCTCCTCAGCTTTCCCAGTATTTTTAAATCTAGTGATGATAATAGGGGTAATGATATCGCCAAGATTTAGTGTACCTATTTATGTCGTAGCTTATAGTGTTTTACTAGCAGGACTGTGTCAATTAATAGTAGCGGTATTCTCATTATCTATGCTCTTGGGTAGGATAAATATAACTAAAGCAATATTTTTTGTTAGGAATGTAAAAGCAAAGATCTTTTTTAAAAAGCTACCTATGACTTTTTTGGGGGCAGCAGTTTTGCAAATTAGTTCATTTATAGAAACTTTTTTTGCTTCATTTTTATTATCAGGGAGTTTGGCATGGTTATATTATGCTGATAGGGTAAACCAATTTTTATATGGTATATTTGGTACAGCTATAGCTATGGCTATGATCCCATATTTAGTTAAAACTAAAAAAGATAATGAACTATTTTATAAAAATTTAGCATTAGCAATAAAAATTATGTTTGTGATGATAATACCTGCTATTATTGGACTGATAGTGTTAGCTAAGCCAATAATTATAACATTGTTTTATTACGGCAAATTTAGTTTAAATGATGTTGATTTTACGTATTTAGCAATGTTGGGATATTTAATTTCATTATTTTGTTTTGTTTTTATAAGGGTTATAGTATCGGCTCTTTATGTTCAAAATAGAGCAAATACAGTTTTTTGGATTAGTCTATCTAGTTTGATTTGTGGGATTGTGCTTGACACTTATATAATACATGCATATAGTGATGATAAGTACGCTTTCGTGTATTTAGCTATTGTTAGTTCTGTAACAGCTTTAGTAAATATGATTGCTCAGATCTTAATACTTATCAGCTTTAATTTAAAATTGTTTGTTAAAATTTTTTTACCAGTTAAATATTTATTGAAGATAGTTATAGCTTGTATTTGTATGATAGTAATCCTAAAGTTATTTAATTTGAACGATGATTATTGGATTAGTTTATCAATATTTGGTAGACTCAGAAGTATACTAGTTATTATGTCATTAAGTATTTTGGTATATATAAGTGTAATATTTGTTTTACGTTTAAGGAAAATGCTAGTATTGGATAATTAG
- the gshA gene encoding glutamate--cysteine ligase, which produces MDDLRNITNLRGIEREALRIYGDGNLSCSEHPQSLGHKLTNSSITVDFSENLLEIITKPHKNIDMALYELTTLSAFTLQSVPEEEFILNTSMPLSAIEAQIKEANFGGSNSGRMKQVYRKGLSARYGKIMQIIAGIHYNFSFDKSLILRKAIELGISNSDVYFGVINNYFEYMWLLPYLFGSSPICAKTSVKKKPEYLIDLDEEFYAGEFSTSLRMSDLGYTSPAQKDLSISYYNVKAYVKDMLNATVTEIEQYKEIGLYDTEGKRIQLNQSILQIENEYYSPIRPKQIGKRGERPACALSNRGVEYIEVRVLDVDLFDKNGISKNTALFVEAMLMSCLMQEFKGYSQRRVDLGKQNLKNVAVQGRKPNLELVDSMGEKITLKEYGLTLFGKIEAVAKQMGQEYLDAVLFEKQKIFDVSKTPSAKIIKLAKALGYKNLVLKTSKQASDDFRKVSLTQKEREILFDQVKQSIETEKSLRDNDTISLDEYISKYYKSVEGCCY; this is translated from the coding sequence ATGGACGATTTAAGAAATATAACCAATCTTAGGGGTATTGAGAGAGAAGCTTTACGAATTTATGGAGATGGTAATTTATCCTGCTCTGAACATCCGCAGTCTTTAGGGCATAAGCTTACTAATAGCAGTATTACTGTAGACTTTTCAGAAAATCTTCTAGAGATAATAACAAAGCCGCATAAAAATATAGATATGGCTTTATATGAGCTTACTACTTTGAGTGCTTTTACTTTACAGAGTGTGCCTGAAGAAGAGTTTATTTTAAATACCAGTATGCCACTATCAGCAATAGAAGCACAAATAAAAGAAGCTAATTTTGGCGGCTCAAACTCTGGTAGGATGAAACAAGTATACCGTAAAGGATTATCAGCTCGTTATGGTAAAATTATGCAGATTATAGCTGGAATTCACTATAATTTTTCATTTGATAAAAGCTTGATTCTAAGAAAAGCAATTGAGCTTGGGATATCAAATTCTGATGTTTATTTTGGAGTTATAAATAATTATTTTGAATATATGTGGCTATTACCATATCTATTCGGATCAAGTCCTATTTGTGCAAAAACTTCTGTTAAAAAAAAGCCAGAGTATTTGATAGATCTAGATGAAGAGTTTTATGCGGGTGAGTTTTCAACTAGCCTTCGAATGAGTGATCTTGGTTATACTAGTCCCGCTCAAAAGGATCTTAGTATTTCATATTATAATGTTAAAGCATATGTCAAAGACATGCTAAATGCAACAGTTACAGAAATTGAGCAATATAAAGAAATTGGATTATATGATACAGAGGGTAAAAGAATACAGCTTAACCAGAGTATTTTACAAATAGAAAATGAGTACTACAGTCCTATAAGACCTAAGCAAATAGGAAAAAGAGGTGAAAGACCTGCATGTGCTTTATCTAATAGAGGGGTTGAATATATTGAGGTTAGGGTGCTTGATGTTGATCTTTTTGATAAAAACGGAATTAGTAAAAACACAGCATTATTTGTAGAAGCGATGTTAATGAGTTGTTTAATGCAAGAATTTAAAGGGTATTCTCAGAGACGGGTTGACCTAGGTAAACAAAATCTTAAAAACGTTGCTGTACAGGGGCGTAAACCTAACTTAGAACTAGTTGATTCTATGGGTGAAAAAATTACTTTAAAGGAATATGGTTTAACTTTGTTTGGCAAAATTGAAGCTGTAGCTAAGCAAATGGGGCAAGAGTATCTAGACGCTGTACTATTTGAAAAGCAAAAAATTTTTGATGTTTCTAAAACTCCTTCAGCAAAAATTATAAAGTTGGCGAAAGCCCTTGGATATAAAAACTTAGTGTTAAAAACGTCTAAGCAGGCTTCAGATGACTTTAGAAAGGTATCTTTAACGCAAAAAGAAAGAGAAATATTGTTTGATCAGG